In one window of Tripterygium wilfordii isolate XIE 37 chromosome 1, ASM1340144v1, whole genome shotgun sequence DNA:
- the LOC119982443 gene encoding B-box zinc finger protein 19-like, protein MSIFIGGLLERRELLRIMRTLCDACQSAAAVVFCAADEAALCRSCDDKVHLCNKLASRHVRVALAAPSDIPRCDICENAPAFFYCEIDGTSLCLQCDMAVHVGGKRMHGRYLLFRQRVEFPGDKLCQLNDPASQRTNPGETKRGESEPAKHIVGEDQQNHRVSPFPNGAVDGHAKITKMIDLNMKPQRIHGLPDNQ, encoded by the exons ATGAGTATATTTATTGGTGGGTTGTTGGAGAGACGAGAGTTGCTGAGAATTATGCGAACTCTTTGTGATGCCTGCCAAAGCGCCGCGGCCGTCGTCTTTTGCGCCGCCGATGAGGCTGCTCTCTGCCGTTCCTGTGATGATAAG GTCCACTTGTGTAATAAGCTTGCTAGTCGTCATGTGCGTGTGGCTCTAGCTGCTCCCAGTGATATTCCTCGCTGTGACATATGTGAAAATGCCCCTG CTTTCTTTTACTGCGAGATAGATGGAACTTCACTTTGTTTGCAATGCGATATGGCTGTTCATGTTGGAGGTAAAAGAATGCATGGAAGATATCTGCTGTTTAGGCAGAGAGTTGAG TTTCCTGGGGATAAACTTTGTCAGCTTAATGACCCAGCTTCACAACGGACAAATCCGGGTGAGACCAAAAGAGGAGAAAGTGAACCAGCTAAGCACATTGTGGGAGAGGATCAACAGAATCACAGGGTCTCACCTTTTCCAAATGGTGCAGTTGATGGGCATGCCAAAATTACCAAAATGATTGATTTGAATATGAAGCCTCAACGAATACATGGACTACCTGATAATCAG TGA
- the LOC120003133 gene encoding uncharacterized protein LOC120003133 — translation MLAKEIEEVSSFEALPLLSLNHVSLLCRSVWASLQFYEEVLGFVLIKRPSSFNFNGAWLYSYGIGIHLIENPSIDDFDIINEERPINPKDNHLSFQCTDVGLVKRMLEEMGIRYVTAVVEEDGIKVDQVFFHDPDGYMIEICNCDNIPILPISSCSIFKPRMGSYMEEAATLSPCWFMENVMMESLSMDMMNFSF, via the exons ATGTTGGCTAAGGAGATTGAGGAAGTGAGCAGCTTTGAggcactgcctctactttcatTGAATCATGTGTCTTTGTTGTGCAGATCAGTCTGGGCTTCTCTGCAGTTTTATGAGGAGGTTTTGGGGTTTGTTCTCATCAAAAGGCCCTCTTCTTTCAATTTCAATGGGGCATG GTTGTACAGTTATGGCATTGGTATACACTTGATTGAGAATCCTTCAATTGATGATTTTGACATCATCAATGAAGAACGCCCGATTAATCCCAAAGACAACCACCTTTCCTTCCAA TGCACTGATGTTGGGCTTGTGAAGAGGATGCTAGAAGAAATGGGCATAAGATATGTGACAGCAGTAGTAGAGGAGGatggaatcaaagtggatcaagTGTTCTTCCATGACCCAGATGGGTACATGATTGAAATCTGCAACTGTGACAACATCCCAATCCTTCCCATCTCTTCTTGCTCAATCTTCAAGCCCAGAATGGGAAGTTACATGGAGGAGGCAGCAACCCTAAGCCCATGTTGGTTTATGGAGAATGTCATGATGGAGAGCTTGAGCATGGACATGATGAACTTCTcattttga